A window of Gossypium hirsutum isolate 1008001.06 chromosome D13, Gossypium_hirsutum_v2.1, whole genome shotgun sequence genomic DNA:
GTAAGTGGATCTGATTCCTCTAATGAAGGATTGGAATGGAACTTGATAAGGCCCAAGGGGTTCATAGGTGTCATTTGGCTTCAATTCTCTCAAATTAGGTTAATCTCTCTAATAACAAGGGATCGTGGAAAATAAAAGCATGTGTGGGCTTTTCTAAGAATGGTAAAGAAAACGTGATTCtagggaaaagaaaattgggCTGCTCTACTACTTGCTTGGATGAGTTTGAAGATGAAACAGAAGTCTTAAAAAGTCAGAAGAGGGATATTTCAATTGAGGAATCAACGAGCACTGAATCTCAGTACCACTGAGcattatgaaaatattatgtTGGAATTGTTATGGGCTTAAGAACCCACAAGCAATTCGACGTTTAAAGTATTTGTTGTGGGTACAAGCTTTCTGTGTAATTTTTCTTATGGAAAGGAAACTACATGAAAAGATGGAGACATTTAAAGCATTTGTTGTAGCTATATAGCTTGCTTAATAGCTAAATCAAGTAATTTTAGTACTAATTCATGTTTTTACAATTGAAgtagtaatttatgtttttttaaatagtttttataGTATTTTGATACTTAAATAAGGATATGTGCTTATATAGGGTGAATCGGGAGTTAAAGATGCAACTTCGAGCTAAAATTGTTGCCAAATTCATGACAATGAAGTATGGAAGTCATGACATCGAAAACTGACACGAAAATAACCTTGGATGTGAAATTGGAGCGAATGTTGCAACATTAGGCTATGAAAGTCACGACATTGGAAACATATGTGAGGAAGGGCTACAAACGGACTTGACATCATGACAAGCAAAGTGCTCTACATCGCAACGATTTCGCAAGCGCGTCAGCTGTGTTTTCAATGAAAGTTCAGGGTCTTTTTTCGGGTTAAAACCCTACTTGTTATAATAGTAGATGGGCATTTTAGGCTTTCAATTTTTGCCTATATAAGCAATATTATAACCAGAATTATAACGAattgaaattattcaaaattattttaatttgtatctaaagttttctaaatgttgaaagttgttttaaaaaattttactaagttgtgtgaaattaatgttttgttaaaaaaattgtttgtATAAACAAAGAAAGTGTCAACATAACATCACTTATTTGTGTTAGTTGTGGGACtgtgtaaggggtgttacattgactATATCTAATATTTTGTCTGCATCTACCTTGCCTCTAATATAATGTGTTATTCTTGATCAATGTGTTTTGTCCGCTTCTAATTTCTAGTTTCCTTAGTATTAGTTTGTCGCACAGTTTTCGCAATATAATGTGATAATTTTTTCTATACCAGGAATGACTTTAAAATCTAGAACTTCTAAATCTAGACTACTTCTTTTATTGCTTTAAAAGTTGCCACATATTCGACCTCTATGATGGAGTTAGCGGTACAACTCTGTTGAACACTTCTCCAAACCTTAGCTCGCTGTCTAGGACAAAAACACAACCTGATGTTGATTTCCTAGTATCCCTACATGATTGGAAGTTAGAATTCATATTTCCAAGATGAGTTAAATGCCTTTCAGAAtatacaagcatataatccctcattctctgtaaatacttgagtatatgcttaactacCTTCCAatgtcttggaccaagattcacTTGAAATTGACTCACCAACCTActataaaatagatttttaaacgCATGcacaacatggcataaatgagacTTCTTACTATCAAAGCATAAGGAACCTTTCTCATATACCCTCTTTATTCTACTATCTTAGGACAATACTCTAAAGAAAGATGGAAGCCCAATACAGAAGGTTGTGTACCTTTCTTTGAATTGGCCATTGCAAAGTATTCCAATATCTTGTCAATATATGAAACTTGCGATAAAACTATCACTTTGTTCCTTCGATCCCTTAAGATCTAAATTCTTAGAACATAGTTAGCTTCACCCAAATACTTCATGTTTAACTATTGGGTTAAACATAGTTTAACCGATGACAACATCCTTACATCATTCTTAATGAGCAAATTTCACTGACATAAAGAAGTAGAAAGACCATTTTTCCATCTACAATCTATttgtaaacacaaggttcatcaatatttttctcaatttcaaaAGCTTTGATTACTTGATCAAATATTTCTTCCATGAGCAGGATGCTTGCTTAAGCTCATACATACATGAATCTTAACAACTTGCAAACTTTACGCTTGTTTCTTTTAGCTATATATCCAGTTGGTTacaccatatatatattctttcttCAATATAGCCATTTAGAAACATTATCTTGAAATCTATTTGTCAATTCTCATAATCGAGAGCTACTACAATGGGTAGTAGAATGCGGATAGACTTGAGTATTGCTACTGGAGAGAAGGTTTccttgtaataccccctacccgtattcgtcgccgaaatagggtatgaggcattaccagaatttccaaataaatttttcatattacgagttaaatactattcatttatcgaaacatgtcatgacgtcccttagatgggcctccgaagcccaaaacatatatcGGGACCAAACCGAGATTAAATCGAAACCGTaagaaatttttcgcaaaatcccaaagtttttttttgaactcaatataacccctttataaatatctaatcttccctgcaactttaaaccgagaccaatccaaggacaaccaatccatttcaacatattttcaagataaatttaacgtattcataagataacctcatcacataccaaaaccaaaatttgttagccataccaatggctaaccatacattcatttcacattaacatttactttactagcttatacatgccattgatttccaaaataaagtttctttatataccgagatcttgaggttgatagtgtgatatgtcTCTGACCGGATCCGACCTccaagctcttaacactacaaaataggggaaaaagaaatagggtaagcactttgtgcttagtaagttcatgtaacaagaattatacttacctaatattttcaatacaatgcaataaacattcatacacccattccatacattattcccctatcatgcacaaactcaacattcaaattagtccaacaaattccatgtatcaataatttataccatgattgatgagctcatcaattccatgatttccgtttccttgttatttttccatatttatcccattgaatttctcgaaatttcgatggattttcaggggtacacctaagtgtacaaatccgggttcatcaattcatattcatgtgcgcacatttccatttcagagagcacactcccgcgaacctcatccttacagcgggattaccagtctaggataAATCCCCTGTAaaataaactcatagagtattgtcgggattaccagtccaggctaaatcccctgcaatgacaattactctaatgagcttggatctgaattaccagtccaggctaaattcaaaccctaattcggattacccgtccaggctaaatccattttccacatattcttcaggagggctatatcaaAATAGGATCACCTGTCCAGGCTAGATCTTTTTTACCgccaattccttttcagagatccatcaaattttccttccattcaaccgggatttcttcccctttttatcaaatgtatcagtgtttcatcaattttcatacaatgaacattcaaatcatattcacatcaataacaaatatttcaggcatttaagaatataattcaagttacacgaacttacctcgatacttgttcgtaaacaaaaataTTCTAAtcccaaaatttttcttttcctcgatctagcttcgtatttgaattttctggatctaaataaataaatttaatcattaatctaatacatttcatgttcatatgtaacattctcaataattccattattatttatagtgcattcaaagctgtctcactgagtcatagtcactaaattatttatatcttaagctacggaactccaaattaagatccgctaattttccccaaaactagactcacatatattattaccataaaattttcataattttttgtttagccaataagtacagtttactCTTTAAAGTTTctcctatttcactatttgacagttccgacccctcttcactaaaaattaattatctcattatacaaaaTTCGGATAATGTTTcgattttttttctgaaaatagactcattaaggattctaagcatataaattataactcataatcatttttttacagtttttaatgattttccaaattcagaacaggggaacccgaattcattctgaccttatctcacaaaatctattatatctcatgatttacaatttcattacttatactgtttcttttataagaaactagactcaacaagttttaatttaacattttattcatcctctaattaaatttctaaaatttttggtgatttttcaaagttaacctactgctgctatccaaaactgttttagtgcatgatgttaattaccatttttcctaagttttcaataaatgataatttcatccctgctcaattaacctctcaattgagctgatttttttctcaattaacactttatcccatcactttaaactactttataacctttggaaatcagaattttagcactagactttaattccaaacattttcacaattaggtcctacaaatcaatttctattgaaattacctaataaaatcatctcataaacaaattaaagcttcaatttcatgctatttcatcataaaattacagaacatattcatagcaactttcaatttcattcataaaatcaaaaactaatgaatttagtaataggacctagttgtaaaagccttagaaacacaaaaattacaagaaaaaggcaaggattaactcacttggtgcaaaaattatgaaaaaccagcttgaataaGCCCTTAGGatgtttttggctgatgagaatgcagaaaaataaagagaattctagatattccaatttggtcccatttttatgttagtaaaatttgttattttcccattttaccctCATTTCActaattctcctgatttttctcagcttatgccgcccaaaatatctctttttggtcttatttacaatttatgtccctcatcatttaacaattgagctatttaatcattctagtaacttttacacctttttcaatttagtccttttcacttaattgacaacccaaacattaaaattttctaacgaaattttaataccatattactaacatttcataaatatttataaaaatatttctgacTCGGTTTTAcaagatcgaggtctcgataccttgtttttacccaatttcttcaataatttctttttctaactaaataaatttatcatatcaatattttcatacgattttcctatcatatcaatattcatgcaaaaatattaaaataaatttatctttaaatcagatttgtggctacaaaaccactgttccgataaccttgaatttaggccattacattcCTCGTAATAAATACCTTATTTATTTTAGACATAGGTGTCTCTAGTGTAATATTTTCATCTAAatatacttgtatttttcaaaaaaattggtttaataaaatatccattaattacattaatatcctttAGATATTTTCTTCAACGATTTTTAcacgcaaagaaaaatggaagtaaatATGGGTTCATTggttatctaacatttaactagtactaagtggtattacatggTTGGATCATAATACGCAAAGACaacatgtattagtagataaccTAATCATgcccttagtctaatcagaaataagCAAGCTAAATGCAAGACTAATATTTCGTTTATCAAGTCGAAttagggagatgctttgtcttaagCATCGAAGTGGATGACTCTCGGAAGATAAATATATAGATATGACTAACCAGATTGGTAGTACATCAGATaagacccaagcagaatagatcctaGATCTATTTTTAGATTTATTCAATTACAACATTCAtaatgtggcataccttaattctaagtggatgatggactatgtatgcgtgactcgtatactttgatgtaagtaaaagcttgagtttaaatagataaggaattgaaagctaGTGTATTGGGTATATAACTTTTGCAGTATGTAACAtcatttacaatagtggaatttatagcccaactaatgggtaaatgatatcttctcattgacattacatgatagatgaaaagtaaacgtggccacaagtcatttgtctttgtgatgaatgacttgattactatctgatagtaattgacttttcaggAAGGAAGGTGTAGTGATTACTATggaataaaatatgatcatattgggagaacgaatatatctcaaagagattaaggatatcctatgagggtaacacacttatgacaagggaGAGCTTAGCCACGATACTATAGTGGTACTTTATTTActtagaataaattctattttctggaAATTATAATCTTTAGCAGTTTCTATtgagagaattactttcctattgaaagtaaTGATATTGTTTCTTATTATGTGTTTGGTTCATATTGCTTGAGCCCACACTCAACGCTATTTGTGGTACGAGGATAGCGAAGAAggttgtttggttgaaagctagGATTGACTTTGAATTTGTCATGCACAAAGTATATGCACTTTTCAGTAAAAGTTTGTTGTTATAAATACCACAAATcgacttgattttgaaaatttacattttataaatcaaaatattaataatattattttcttatatttttattgaaatatcatCTAAGTAATGAACTTTAACctcatttaaatacatatttttttacaatataatgtttaaaatgaacatttcatttattaaattcACCTTTTGATAGCAATACTAAATATTTAAAtcttaaactaaaattttcaaatatatttatttgaaacaATTTTCTAAAAGGAATAAGAAATTAGTAGGTCAATAACCAATTTTTGCGTGATGGTTTTTTTTCTCTGTTCTCTTGATTGTTGTGATGAATGATGATAGAGATTGGGCCATTTAGTCGTTGGGCTGAATGAAAGAGTGGGCATATGGATGAAGTGGTAATTGGACCAAAGCTCGTCTCCCACAGCACTGCACAGCACAACCAATCCATGATCCCTTCCCGCCTCCCTGCATATTCAAATCACTCtgttttctctctcttttacGTAAATCTCCGTCTGTCTATATATCAATCAGGGCGTAAGTAAGATTTAATAATGGATGGCAAAGCAAAAGTAAGATCGGGCGGAGAGGTCTATCTTTGGTCAGAGATCATAGGAGCATCGGATCAACCATCCACAAACGCACCCTTAATCCAACCCGTTTATCAGAGAAGAAGACGAACATCTCACCCCACCCCCTCTGACTCAGACCACCCCCTGCTGCTGCAACCCACTAACAGCAATCGCCTCAGTTTCGCTGCTGCTAACAACAAGCGGGTCAGTTGGAATCGCTCACTTTCCATCAGGTTCCTTCTTTCCCTTTTCTCATTTTTAACCAGCAATTATTGGGTATTATCCTAATTTTGCCttattttaattccattttctttaaaGACAAATTTTTATGCCTCctttctctttcatattcaaatttacctgcaaattcaaagaaccattatTATGCTCAACAGCTACACGAGGAAAAAAAAACTATGCTACTTTTGCCTTACCATAGAATAGGATAAATGATTCTCACACTATCCAAGTTTGACGCTTCCCGTACTACAATTTAACGTTTGCCTGCTTATGCTGGTTATTTGTTGTTCAgggcttcctttttttttcccatTTATTTTGTTTCGTTGTTTGCTCAAAAACCTTCAAATACGTTTTCAATGCTTTTTAGGTGGTGAGTCTTATTATAACTCAATTTTCTGCTTTATTCAGAGGGAGGATAAGCATTGCTGTTGCTCCTTGCTTGGCTAATCAACCACAACAAAAGCAGCCCAGGAGAAGGGGCAAACCGCCTGTTCCTAAAGTATGTCTGACACACCTTCTATTTCCTATTTCCCATTTTCTTTCTCTCCTCCCATTTATGCATAGTGTTCCCATCTTCACAATCTCAAGTCTCAACTTAGTTTCCTTTAATTCTTCTGTTGCTGCGCTACTCCTAATGTCCAAAACCTATCTAGTGTCTTGAGAAAGGTGCATTGGATACTTTGTCATTACAAATTAATTTCTCTCTTTGTTTACAGGGCAAGGCTGCAGAACATTCAAGCTTGGATAAGGAGAGAGCATATTTTCAAGAGGTTGATGCCTTTGGGTTATTGGAGGAGAGCCCATCACCAAAACACTTTGGGACATGGGCAACAGGCAATCAAACTGTCACTGATCCTATACCACATGTTTCATCCAGATTAGAGAAGTGGCTCTTTTCAAAGAAGATAAACTTCAGTTGCGGGCCTTCTACCACCTTGTCCAAAATATTAGAAACTCCTGCTGCTCCAATGGATCCCATATATACTAGTGGTTTGGATTTATCAAGTGTAAAAACTCCTGAAAAGTTCAGTCCAGTATCCGTGATTGATGCTGACCAAGGTTGTGAAGATATAGATGCTGCCATTAAGAAGCTTTCCTTGGCGTCTAAATCAACATCATCACATCTTGATCGTATTGATCCATTTACTTCTTTGCTGGGAATTTGTGAACAGCCAGAACCAATGAAGTTTCTTGATCTTTTCTCTAAGTATTGGTTAGTCTCTCTCTAATTAATTGTTTTCCTTTTCCTCTTGAAGAAAATTGCACATAATTTATTTTTGAGGTTTAGCATGCAAGGGAGGGTGAACCTCATTGCATTGGTAAGGTTACCACAGTGCAGAAGCGTCCTGCTTTATCTGCTATTGAGTTTTGACTCTGTTGTGTTGTCATGCAATGTGCTGTCGCATTTTCACAAattagaaatgcatatttctagGTTAAAGGGTTTCGCTAAATTTAGTCGATCATGTATACTGCTTGGGTTGATTATGGTGAAACCTTCTTGACTCAGTGCTCCAGAAAGTATTGCCAAAATTGGTGAAGGTACTTATGGAGAAGCCTTCAGGGCAGGCAATACCGTTTGCAAAATAGTTCCATTTGATGGGGATTTTCCAGTAAATGGAGAACTGCAAAAGGtatttattctaattaaattaatttttctaaaagttGTTTGcaagttaaattatttttcaaatgagGATGTATTTGATTTTTTTGGATGAATTCATGATTTGCTTGTCTTATCATAACCCATATTCTTCTCCTGTCTTCAGAAATCGGAAGAATTGCTTGAGGAGGCTGTGCTCTCACAAGTTCTTAACAGTTTACAAGAATTTGAGAAGAATGATAGTAATGCTTGCACGACCTTCATAGAAACAATTGAGTATGTCTTCCACAACACATTTTTCTATATCATTCTTTGTAACCTACCTTTGAAACCATAAGCAAACATTTCAACAGaaacagtttttttttcttagttaGCTTCTTAGGTCATGGTCAAGAGAAATCCATAGTTCAAGAAATATGCCTAATAATGCATAACTGGTTGTGCGCTTTCAATTTTGCAATTGCATCTTTTCTAGTCTGGCCTGCATTTAGGTTCCTATTTGATGACTTATTGTTCAGATTATCTCTTATTGATCTCTTTCTTTGATAGTTTAAAGGTTTGCCAAGGTTCTTATGATGCGGCATTGATTAGAGCCTGGGAAAAATGGGATGAAAAGAATGGCTCAGAAAATGATCATCCCAAGGAGTTCCCGGAGAAGCAGGTATCTTCTTTTCCTGATGATATGTATGCTTAAGAAAGTTTTAAATAAATACTTTATGGATACTGCACGTATAGGGAACTCCCAAAATTATGGCCAAAGTACAAATATTTATTGTGTACCAATACTCTTTTGCTGTACCTGACGAACTTGCATTCAGCGCTATCTCGTCTTTGTTCTACAACATGGTGGTAAAGATCTTGAAAGCTTTGTACTTGAGAATTTTGATGAAGCACGAAGTTTATTGGTTCAGGTAAATCAAACAACTCTTCTGGtgatataaaattattcaaacaAATTTGATAAGTAATTTTCTAGAGAAAAAGATGAGTTCTGTTTCACTGGTTATTTAATCTGTTATTACCAGCTCTCAGTGAACTTATCAATTGCATTGCAGGTTACAGCTGCCCTAGCTGTGGCTGAAGCTGCATATGAGTTTGAACACCGTGACTTGCACTGGTCCGTTTGCTGTCCTATCTTTTATGGTAACTTGTGTCTAGATTCTGACTGCTGaccaatgattttttttttcatttctataGGGGAAACATACTTTTGAGCCGAAATGGTTCTGTCACTGTGAAGTTTATTCTTGAGGGCAAGCAAATATCCTTTAGGACATATGGGTTATCGGTGTCAATAATTGATTTTACACTATCGAGAATAAACACTGGTGAAAGTTTCTtcagcttttatttatttatttttcttttaattttgctaCATCAGAGGTTTTATGAGATAAACATTTTGCAATGGCATTGGTGTACAGGAGAAAACATACTCTTTTTGGATCTTTCACAGGATCCTTATCTTTTCAAAGGTCCAAAAGGAGATAAACAAGTAAGAAACAGGAACAAGCTGcattcataattacatacaaTATGCTTTCACATCTAATCTAGCAAAATTGTTGCACTAATGAATTATGAAATACAGTCAGAAACATATAGAAAAATGAAGGAGGTTACAGAAGATCATTGGGAAGGCAGGTATTTTCTGATCTTATCAAATCTGAGCATAAGCCACTTTTTCTGTTTCATCAATTCAAGCACTTAAACCGTGTAACTACCCCACACTATTTTAACTGAATGAAGTGAACCCCATTATCAATGAACTGGATCCAACAGCAACACTGGCAAACCTATCAAGTTTCGCTTGTATGAGTGTTCTAGTAAAATCTATAGGGATGACTGAGATCCATAAAGCTGCTTATGCATACCCCAGGAGGGCATTTGATTTGTCTTGAAGATTTTAGTTCTCTTTCATTAAGCCATATATTTTCACACTGTTTCATTTTGAATTTGGTATGTATGCAGTACAAAAATACATAATTGATTTTTTGTTGTTGT
This region includes:
- the LOC107918718 gene encoding serine/threonine-protein kinase haspin homolog isoform X2, translated to MDGKAKVRSGGEVYLWSEIIGASDQPSTNAPLIQPVYQRRRRTSHPTPSDSDHPLLLQPTNSNRLSFAAANNKRVSWNRSLSIRGRISIAVAPCLANQPQQKQPRRRGKPPVPKGKAAEHSSLDKERAYFQEVDAFGLLEESPSPKHFGTWATGNQTVTDPIPHVSSRLEKWLFSKKINFSCGPSTTLSKILETPAAPMDPIYTSGLDLSSVKTPEKFSPVSVIDADQGCEDIDAAIKKLSLASKSTSSHLDRIDPFTSLLGICEQPEPMKFLDLFSKYCAPESIAKIGEGTYGEAFRAGNTVCKIVPFDGDFPVNGELQKKSEELLEEAVLSQVLNSLQEFEKNDSNACTTFIETIDLKVCQGSYDAALIRAWEKWDEKNGSENDHPKEFPEKQRYLVFVLQHGGKDLESFVLENFDEARSLLVQVTAALAVAEAAYEFEHRDLHWGNILLSRNGSVTVKFILEGKQISFRTYGLSVSIIDFTLSRINTGENILFLDLSQDPYLFKGPKGDKQSETYRKMKEVTEDHWEVFPEQMCYGWYIWWIYCC
- the LOC107918718 gene encoding serine/threonine-protein kinase haspin homolog isoform X1, producing MDGKAKVRSGGEVYLWSEIIGASDQPSTNAPLIQPVYQRRRRTSHPTPSDSDHPLLLQPTNSNRLSFAAANNKRVSWNRSLSIRGRISIAVAPCLANQPQQKQPRRRGKPPVPKGKAAEHSSLDKERAYFQEVDAFGLLEESPSPKHFGTWATGNQTVTDPIPHVSSRLEKWLFSKKINFSCGPSTTLSKILETPAAPMDPIYTSGLDLSSVKTPEKFSPVSVIDADQGCEDIDAAIKKLSLASKSTSSHLDRIDPFTSLLGICEQPEPMKFLDLFSKYCAPESIAKIGEGTYGEAFRAGNTVCKIVPFDGDFPVNGELQKKSEELLEEAVLSQVLNSLQEFEKNDSNACTTFIETIDLKVCQGSYDAALIRAWEKWDEKNGSENDHPKEFPEKQRYLVFVLQHGGKDLESFVLENFDEARSLLVQVTAALAVAEAAYEFEHRDLHWGNILLSRNGSVTVKFILEGKQISFRTYGLSVSIIDFTLSRINTGENILFLDLSQDPYLFKGPKGDKQSETYRKMKEVTEDHWEGSFPRTNVLWLVYLVDILLLKKTYVRCSKNERDMRSLKKRLDKYDSAKEAILDPFFEDLFVNN